Below is a genomic region from Pseudomonadota bacterium.
GGATCATGCTGATATCTTTCATGATATTAAGGAAATTGAGGCGGAATTTCAGCAATTAATTTCCGGGATGCCAAGGGATGGGATCATCATCGCCGCTGCCGACAGCCGGCGTCTTTCCAGATTGCTTCAAGACAGTCCCTGCCCGGTGGTTACCTATGGTACCGTAGCGTCCGCTGATTATCAACTGGTTGGATTTGAGCCTGGTGAAACCGGTTCCCGGTTGACTGTTCGGGAGGATGATAACCGGTCTTTCACCTTATCAACGGCAACCATCGGTCGACATAACGCTGAAAATGTGCTGGCCGTCTATCTCCTGGCCCGACAACTGGGAGTTGCTCGGGAGATGATTGAAAAAGCTTTAACCACATTCTCCGGAATAAAGCGGCGTCAGGAAATTATTTCCCGCAGTGCCAAGACCATTTACATCAGTGATTTTGCCCATCATCCCACGGCTATTGATAAAACCCTGCAGGCTTTGGCGGAACATTATCCCAAGCGGAAATTGCTTGCGGTTTTTGAACCGCGTACGGCAACCAGCCGTCAGGCTTTATTTCAGGATGAATTAGCTGCTGCCTTTAGGGCGGCTGATGAAGTTATTATTGCTCCGGTTTACCGTGGCGAGACCCTCGGGGAGGATCAGCGGCTGGATACAGCCCGGCTGGCCGCGGACATATCCGTCAGGGGAATTCCCGCTGTGGCGGCTGTGGATGTGGAAGATATTTTTGCCCGGATTACCAGTCGGTCAAAGGAACTGCGATTGGTTGCCATCATGAGTACCGGAGACTTCGGTGGATTATTTGACCGTATTCAGGAGCTATAAATAATTTTAAATTCGGGAAATTTCTTTAGCAGAATTTCACCTCGGATGGTGAAAATTGATCGTTACGAAAAATAGAAAAATATAAAAATAGGGGACAGACCACGGTTTTTACATTAAAAATGT
It encodes:
- a CDS encoding Mur ligase family protein, with translation MTSNNTTPGRVHLIGICGTAMAALACMLQQLGWLVSGSDRGNYPPMNGVLAQHHIGIMAGYEAERITSDLQLVVVGNVAARENPEVQKALSLGLNCRSLPEILWSEFLREASVRVVVAGTHGKTTTSALAAWVLQAAGLEPSFLIGGLVNDFSANFQLGSESLFVLEGDEYNAAFFDRRAKFHHYHPSHLLLTGLEMDHADIFHDIKEIEAEFQQLISGMPRDGIIIAAADSRRLSRLLQDSPCPVVTYGTVASADYQLVGFEPGETGSRLTVREDDNRSFTLSTATIGRHNAENVLAVYLLARQLGVAREMIEKALTTFSGIKRRQEIISRSAKTIYISDFAHHPTAIDKTLQALAEHYPKRKLLAVFEPRTATSRQALFQDELAAAFRAADEVIIAPVYRGETLGEDQRLDTARLAADISVRGIPAVAAVDVEDIFARITSRSKELRLVAIMSTGDFGGLFDRIQEL